DNA from Neoarius graeffei isolate fNeoGra1 chromosome 17, fNeoGra1.pri, whole genome shotgun sequence:
GTGAAAATCTTCCCATAATATTGGAGACTGTTATAGCAGCTATGGGACTACCAACTCCATTTTAATACACATTGTTTTGAAATGGGACAAAGCACATAGGTGTGATGGTCTAGGTGTTAGCTGGTTACTCTTGTGGCTGTTAATTGGTCCAACAACTCTTTTCTGCAAGTTTAATCTTAGAATATATTGTTTATATACACTGTtagcccaattttttttttctttgacagTAACTGTGAAATAATATTTGATGTATGTCATTTGGAatgagagtgtctgctaaatggcattaatgtaatttaatgtaatgtaatgaacgaAAAGACCACATTTCATTCATCATTTGTCAGGATGACCGGCAGAGGTACCCATTCAACTAACCTCATACATACCAGAAGATGTACAGGCCCTatacgtgtgcatgtgtgtgtgtgtgtgtgtgtgtacacatgtacATGTTTGATAAGCTGTTAATTGGTCCAACAACACTTATCAGCAAGTTTAAACTCAGAATATGTATATACGGtaattaggcactgcctaaaagcagagctcctgatgagtataAAATGTGTTCATAAATAATTCCACAttcttttttaaaaagcaaattaaaaataaactgaAGATAAAAACACATCTATCTTTTattaataaagatacaaatttcattgtctggtggttaAGTGTTTATCAGATACATTGCCATGGACTTACGATCGGGGTTCCTccagtcacaaaagccatcaaaaatcaggtcgatgcattaccatattctcttacgtATGGAACTTCGCTCTGCCCGCTTTGTTCATGGGAAGATCAGCAATAAATCCTGACAGATCATTGACATTACTCTTTAGATTTTTGTGATACAGGTGTTTTCTTGTCTTGATGTCTATTTTAAAGCATGGTATGGGTATTTCTccttaaattttatttaaaaaaacaacaaaaaacagcaCAGACACACAACAGACTGTTAAATTAATTATATAATGACAGTGTTATGCCTCATCAAATGAAAAATATACTGTTTATATATACTGTtagccaaaagtttttttttctttgacagTAACTGTGAAATAACATTTGATATTCAACAttcaaaccataacacatttcaACAATAAGCCTTGATCAAACTGCATTGAAGACAATGAAAATTATAGAGTATGTTCAGCCTAAGAGGAATATATTTTTGAATATATTTTTCCACATTTTTGTTGTATAAATAAATTCCAATATATTCATCTCATCGAAATTTGGAAGAGGATTTTAGCATTGTAATTATTAAGGCATATGTTTTAATCAAACAATTTGAAAATCACATGCAATAATCACTTATTTAGTTATCTCATGTATTGTTTTTAAATTGGCCTTATTTTCAATTTTTTTAGTTCAAGCAATGTTGGGAAATGGCAATCAGTGCCACACATAGCATAATGTCTTAAAGCATGAAAAAAAATTTCATCTCTGAGACCATAAATCAATGGACTGAGACAACGTGGAACAattacaaaagcaataaacatggAATATTTTATATTCCGCAACATCATTTCTTCAACCCTCCAATATGCCATTTCTATATATGGGTTTAAAAACTGCATTATGCACAGAAACAACTGAAATGCATGAAGCATCACAGTCCTGAGACTCTTACTGGTTGATTTCTTTTTCTCAGAGGAAGCAGCTCTAGCTGCAATCATTATCTTGATGTAGGTGAAGACAATGATAATGATTAAACAAAGGAAAAGGATAATGAAAATAATGGCACGTCCGTGTACCTGCCATGCTTCACCTAAAATTAGCTCCACAGTGCACACTGCATAGGAGTACTGAGCAGCAGGTGGGATTACTGCCCAATATCCTATGAAATTGAACATTGGAATGATAAAACTGATAGTCCATATGATTAAAACCCCATATAATCTGGTCCTGCTTGTGGAGATGACAGCATGTCTCAAAGGCATGCAAATCGCCACGTAGCGTTCTAGACACATTGCCACCAAAGTCAGTGGTGTACAGCAGGTCAGAAAACCCGAAACTGTACAAATGATACTGCAAGGAATTATGTGCATGGCATACTGAAAGTAAGTTCCAACTGAAAGCAAGTCACTTAACAGCATAAGAGCAGAGTCTGCAAATAGGGTTTGTACAAACAAAATGTATCGCGTTTCTTCCCTTAAAACctcctttttaaaaaatgtgtatATCATCAAGCAGTTTATATAGAGGAAAACCCCAACCAGGACCTGCAACAACAATATTTTCTCATTCAGTGGTCTTgaaaaattaaataacaaaatATTGCTTGAGTTACTGTTTGCTCCTGCACTTTGcatgtctgtaaaataaaagacctaaaAGGAAAAGACACCGTACAACACCAAAAATATACTTATGTGTATGGGGAGAGAATAAACAACATAAATCATTCCAgtgtgtgcaaagcagcatgataACGTTGGTCATATTTTGAAGGTATTTATACTGTTCAGGTGGTGAGGAGGAATTAGATGGGTGTAACAGTAGTTTACCATGCTCAGAGAACTATCAATATTGGTGCTGTTAGTATTAATATTTAATGATGTTGTCCTTTTGATGCTGAGCTTTCCCTTGTATTTTAATGCCATTTTTTCCCCCAACAAAGTTAACATCTCAATTTCAACATATGATTAGTAACAGTACATATTGAATCTTTCAATATATAATGGTAATCATTCAGTCATGCATTTACAAACAGCAGACCTTCTTGAAACCAATCATAAATATGAAGTAATCAAGCTTTACTCAATTTTCCATTTTCTATTTCATTTCTCACTATTCTTGTATTTTTAAGTAGTAAGTTGCATAAAACTGCAAATATGAGATTCAGAACAGTTTATTTCAGGGCATATGGTCCTTAAATTATTTGATATGCAATAGGACCTGAAGTATGTTCCAATTTTCTGGTCCAACTGCTCTACTTGTCTGTTAGAATGCAGATGGTCCCCTTAGGATATTGTTATCTTAAAGTTGAGTTGCTGCCTTCTATACATAGGAGGTAAACTGGCCTGCCCACTGGAGGTAAATTATTAGACACAATGTCTTCTGGTATGCCATAATGCAGAAACACTTAACTAAATCGTGGTTTCCATCACTTTGGGAATTTTAGGTAAAGTTTAGTTGTGATATTGGTCGAGATTCAAGCAGTCTAGTGGCTAAGTGTGTAGAGGTTCAGGATTGTGCACAGATATGACAATATTTAAAGTTATGTCATGAGCAATGCCCATACTGACCATTTTGTTGTTCTATGAATTCCCAAGTGTTCAGGACTGAGCAATATATGGTATAAGAACCATGAAACAAAATGCCAGAACCTCTATATGATACTAAGTCCAAACTTGCAAGGTATAAAATGACCCTCTCTGGGTAATGCAGTAGTCATATCTAGTAGACATTTTGACCTAATGAACTCACTCAGTACATTGATGCAAAGGAGAAAAGTACATATCTTGCTGCTTACAAAGTCCATGCATTCATTTACAAATTGGACCTTGGTGTGAGCGGGTGGTAAACCAAAATGTTGACGTGTTTCCAAATTTTTCCCACCTTTTTCAAGAGACAGGTATGGGACATCTCTAATACACATCTCTCCTTTAATACATGATGGAATCTGTTGCAAACATCAAAAACTTGAAGGAGAACCAGGGAGATGAGTGAGGTGTCTTAGAGTTTATTCCAGCATACAGCCTACAGGGAGCCTCAGGGGATCACTAACATATGAATCGACTGGCACCAGAATCAATTGACTTAACTGTGAAAGATTTTGAGTTTTTATCGCAGTAtgtttaaccccttggctgccaaccataattaattgtaatgtgccagGCATCTTGGACAAATATAGGTCAAAATTGGATATTTTGATattctttctctaacttgttcagaactttatatttttatatttatatagaaaaatcacaaaaacactgttgtagatgaAAAATAACTTTATTAATCgaaaacaacttcaaaaacatTTCTGGTCATACATttctggctgagcgccatggccacggaattggaggtgctgatcctcatcccagccgcttcgcacttggatgcaaaccatcccagagcatgctgtaagtcacagattgatgaagccaacaggaccacatcatccgcaaaaagcagagccatgttcctgctgccaccaaaccagacaccctctgccccttggctgcacctagaaattctgtccataaaagttatgaaccaaaccggtgacaaagggcagtccTGGTGGAGTCCTACATGCATTGGGaatgagtccgacttactgccgacaatgcgaaccaaactcctgctccagtcatacagggtctgaatggcccacagtagtgggtcctgaaccccatactcccaaagcaccccccacagggcaccacaagggacatggtcataagtcttctccaggtccacaaaacacatgtagaccggttgggcaaactcccatgcaccctccagtacccttgcaagggtaaagagctggtccagtgttccacaaccatcacaaaaactgcattgttcttcctgaatctgaggttcgactatcgaccggactctcctctccagcaccccagcataggctttcccagggaggctgagaagtatgagccccctatagttggaacacactctctggtcccccttttttaaaaagggggaccaccaccctagtctgccaatccagaggcactgtccctgacctctacgcaatgttgaagaggcatgtcagccaagacagcccaacaacatccagtgccttcaggaactcaggacaaatctcatccacccccagagccCAGCCActaaggagctttttaaccaccttggcaacctcagcccctgtgatgggagagtcctcccaagcaccctcagactctccaTCCTCCTCGGATAACATGAAGGCGGGATTAAGGAGATCCTCAAAATATTCCTTCCACcgt
Protein-coding regions in this window:
- the LOC132864623 gene encoding odorant receptor 131-2-like, whose product is MQSAGANSNSSNILLFNFSRPLNEKILLLQVLVGVFLYINCLMIYTFFKKEVLREETRYILFVQTLFADSALMLLSDLLSVGTYFQYAMHIIPCSIICTVSGFLTCCTPLTLVAMCLERYVAICMPLRHAVISTSRTRLYGVLIIWTISFIIPMFNFIGYWAVIPPAAQYSYAVCTVELILGEAWQVHGRAIIFIILFLCLIIIIVFTYIKIMIAARAASSEKKKSTSKSLRTVMLHAFQLFLCIMQFLNPYIEMAYWRVEEMMLRNIKYSMFIAFVIVPRCLSPLIYGLRDEIFFHALRHYAMCGTDCHFPTLLELKKLKIRPI